In Ancalomicrobiaceae bacterium S20, the following proteins share a genomic window:
- the dcm gene encoding DNA (cytosine-5-)-methyltransferase gives MKVVGLFAGIGGLESGLAEAGHEAVMLCEVWEPARAVLSHRYPNVPLEPDVVDLRAVPVEADLVVAGFPCQDLSQAGLTAGIAGRRSGLVGHVFRLLDERRVPWVVLENVSFMLHLDGGRGLRTLIEAFEERGYRWAYRIVNSLAFVPQRRERVLFVATTTDVDPADVLLCDEVTATQVETTLATHAHGFYWTEGVRGLGWAPDAVPTLKNGSTVGIASPPAILLPDGRVVTPDIRDAERLQGFSADWTAAAEAVGRPSLRWSLVGNAVTVPVATWLGSRLATPGRYDPDRDRDLSGDTRWPKAARGDGRRRLRVDIGPFPVWMHRPALDDFLKYEGKALSARATRGFLGRTQRSTLRFVPGFLDRIRAHLDRMEAIAPVPRVSLPRIAAVAAE, from the coding sequence ATGAAGGTCGTCGGTCTCTTCGCCGGTATCGGCGGACTTGAGAGTGGCCTAGCGGAGGCTGGACACGAGGCCGTCATGCTCTGCGAAGTGTGGGAGCCGGCGAGGGCCGTCCTTTCCCATCGCTACCCGAATGTCCCGCTCGAGCCGGACGTGGTCGATCTGCGTGCCGTACCTGTCGAGGCGGATCTCGTCGTGGCCGGGTTTCCGTGTCAAGATTTAAGCCAGGCTGGCCTGACCGCCGGCATCGCGGGAAGACGATCCGGCCTGGTCGGACATGTCTTCCGCCTGCTCGACGAACGGCGCGTGCCTTGGGTCGTACTCGAGAACGTCTCGTTCATGTTGCATCTCGACGGAGGCAGGGGTCTCCGTACGCTGATCGAAGCGTTCGAGGAACGCGGCTATCGCTGGGCCTATCGGATTGTAAACTCGCTCGCCTTCGTGCCGCAGCGGCGCGAGAGGGTTTTGTTCGTAGCGACGACGACCGATGTAGATCCGGCAGACGTTCTGCTCTGCGACGAGGTGACGGCTACTCAAGTCGAGACGACGCTCGCGACACATGCCCACGGTTTCTACTGGACGGAGGGGGTCCGTGGGCTCGGCTGGGCGCCCGATGCGGTGCCGACGTTGAAGAACGGCTCGACGGTGGGCATCGCCTCACCGCCTGCAATTCTCCTGCCCGATGGGCGTGTCGTGACCCCCGATATCCGCGATGCGGAGCGCCTCCAAGGCTTCTCGGCCGACTGGACCGCCGCCGCCGAAGCTGTCGGGCGGCCGTCGTTGCGCTGGTCGTTGGTCGGCAATGCCGTGACGGTGCCGGTCGCAACATGGCTTGGCAGTCGCCTCGCCACTCCCGGCCGTTATGATCCCGACCGCGACCGTGACCTCTCGGGCGATACGCGTTGGCCGAAGGCAGCGCGTGGCGATGGCCGCAGGCGTCTCCGGGTCGACATCGGTCCGTTCCCGGTCTGGATGCACAGGCCGGCGCTCGACGACTTCCTAAAATATGAGGGCAAGGCGCTGTCGGCACGGGCCACCCGCGGTTTCCTTGGCCGTACGCAACGCAGTACCCTGCGATTTGTGCCCGGATTCCTCGATCGGATCAGGGCACATCTAGACCGTATGGAAGCGATTGCTCCGGTACCGAGAGTGTCTTTGCCACGGATCGCGGCCGTCGCTGCGGAATGA
- a CDS encoding very short patch repair endonuclease, with protein MKAPKPDDPRRSALMARVRQRGTAPELAVAAILRSLGLAYRLNVRSLPGSPDFANKHRRWAIFVMGCYWHHHTACRSATVPKTNEAFWRGKFAANRLRDARAVRSLRAAGYRVLLVWECEVDAPDDLRRRLQRSLNRVA; from the coding sequence ATGAAGGCGCCAAAGCCGGATGATCCCCGCCGCAGTGCACTGATGGCACGAGTTCGACAACGTGGGACGGCACCTGAGTTGGCTGTAGCGGCCATCCTGCGCAGTCTCGGTCTCGCATACCGCCTCAACGTTCGCTCGCTCCCGGGCTCCCCCGACTTTGCGAACAAGCACCGCAGGTGGGCCATCTTCGTGATGGGATGCTATTGGCACCATCATACCGCTTGCCGATCTGCAACCGTGCCCAAGACCAATGAGGCCTTCTGGCGCGGGAAATTCGCTGCCAATCGGCTGCGCGATGCGCGCGCTGTCCGGTCGTTGCGCGCTGCCGGTTATCGAGTGCTTCTGGTTTGGGAGTGCGAGGTCGACGCGCCCGATGACCTGCGTCGCCGACTTCAGAGATCCTTGAACCGGGTCGCATAG
- the pth gene encoding aminoacyl-tRNA hydrolase, whose amino-acid sequence MLLLVGLGNPGDEYARNRHNIGFMAIDAIARKFAFSPWRSKFSGELCEGTIGGEKVVALKPLTYMNESGRSVAAAAQFYKIPLADIVVFHDELDLPPSKMRMKTGGGHAGHNGLRSIQAHMGPEFRRVRLGIGHPGAKELVTGWVLGNFAKADQDWLDALIDALAAAAPKLVAGDDAGYQNDVALLARGDKPARIEKPTPAAPVAPKPSGPTATAKNAMAETLQKLLALKKGPGRRPGG is encoded by the coding sequence ATGCTGCTCCTCGTCGGTCTCGGCAATCCGGGCGATGAATACGCCCGCAACCGCCACAACATCGGCTTCATGGCGATCGACGCGATCGCGCGGAAGTTCGCATTCTCGCCCTGGCGGAGCAAGTTCTCCGGCGAGCTTTGCGAAGGCACGATCGGCGGCGAGAAGGTCGTGGCGCTGAAGCCCCTGACCTACATGAACGAGAGCGGCCGTTCGGTCGCCGCCGCAGCGCAGTTCTACAAGATCCCGCTCGCCGACATCGTCGTCTTCCACGACGAGCTCGACCTGCCGCCGTCGAAGATGCGCATGAAGACCGGCGGCGGCCACGCCGGCCACAATGGCCTGCGCTCGATCCAGGCCCACATGGGGCCCGAGTTCCGCCGCGTGCGCCTCGGCATCGGCCACCCCGGCGCCAAGGAACTGGTGACCGGCTGGGTCCTCGGCAATTTCGCCAAGGCCGATCAGGACTGGCTCGATGCGCTGATCGATGCGCTCGCCGCCGCCGCGCCGAAGCTCGTCGCCGGCGACGATGCCGGCTACCAGAACGACGTCGCCCTGCTCGCCCGCGGCGACAAGCCCGCGCGCATCGAGAAGCCGACCCCGGCCGCTCCGGTCGCCCCGAAGCCGTCCGGCCCGACGGCGACGGCCAAGAACGCCATGGCCGAGACACTGCAAAAGCTGCTCGCCCTGAAGAAGGGCCCGGGCCGGCGGCCCGGCGGGTGA